A genome region from Methylobacterium sp. FF17 includes the following:
- the larB gene encoding nickel pincer cofactor biosynthesis protein LarB has product MSVSDEFVLDFARPERIGLEEAIYAAGKSSDQIDAILDEASARGAPLLLTRLDANKEAALAQRHRGAIDYCAVSRTAFFGPRRPVQGPARIGIVAAGTSDVPVAREAERTLAYQGHATTLFADVGVAGLWRLTRRLDEIRAHPILIVAAGMDAALPSVVGGLVASALIAVPTSVGYGVAEGGRTALDAILASCAPGITTVNIDNGYGAACAAMRWLHAARALASSDPRAMEQA; this is encoded by the coding sequence ATGAGCGTCAGCGACGAATTCGTCCTGGATTTCGCCCGGCCCGAGCGGATCGGCCTTGAAGAGGCGATCTACGCCGCTGGGAAGTCCTCGGACCAGATCGATGCCATCCTGGATGAAGCCAGCGCGCGGGGTGCGCCCCTGCTGCTGACGCGCCTCGACGCGAACAAAGAGGCCGCCCTCGCTCAACGGCACAGGGGCGCGATCGATTACTGCGCCGTTTCGCGCACGGCTTTCTTCGGTCCGCGCCGTCCCGTGCAGGGGCCGGCGCGGATCGGCATCGTCGCAGCGGGCACCTCGGACGTGCCTGTGGCGCGGGAGGCGGAGCGCACGCTCGCCTACCAGGGCCACGCGACCACCCTCTTCGCTGACGTCGGGGTCGCCGGCCTTTGGCGCCTGACCCGCCGCCTGGACGAGATCCGGGCACATCCCATCCTCATCGTGGCCGCCGGCATGGATGCCGCCCTGCCGAGCGTCGTCGGCGGACTCGTTGCGAGTGCGCTCATCGCCGTGCCGACCTCCGTCGGGTACGGCGTGGCCGAAGGGGGCCGGACCGCCCTCGACGCGATCCTGGCGAGTTGCGCGCCCGGCATCACCACCGTGAACATCGACAACGGTTACGGTGCCGCCTGCGCGGCGATGCGTTGGCTCCACGCGGCGCGGGCGCTCGCATCCTCCGATCCCCGCGCGATGGAGCAGGCCTAA
- a CDS encoding sensor histidine kinase, producing the protein MPSRPPTHAFDTATTTLPTLRRGSQLHETERRLNAVLNNASVAIFLMDDRQHCVYMNRAAELLTGYSLSDVLARDCPLHDIVHHTYPDGRPFPLEECAIDRAFPENNQERGEEVFVHKDGHFYPVGFTASPIRDDAARIIGTIIEVRDITEEKAAAERQRLLTNELNHRVKNTLATVQSIAAQTFRGKTDEAARRMFDARMVALSNTHNVLTCENWESASLRSVVESALAPHALAEIDTARFDLVGPDTRLHPKVAVTLAMALHELMTNAAKYGALSVPEGRVSVRWALLPMDDGERLDLTWTETGGPPVETPSRRGFGTRLIERQLPMEFDGSAEINFSPEGVVCRLAIPLTALGWHGQDVVLGRGA; encoded by the coding sequence GTGCCGAGCCGTCCACCGACACATGCGTTCGATACCGCCACCACGACCCTTCCGACCTTGCGCAGGGGCTCGCAACTCCACGAGACGGAGCGACGCCTCAACGCTGTCCTGAACAACGCGTCGGTCGCGATCTTCCTGATGGATGACCGTCAGCACTGCGTTTACATGAACCGCGCGGCCGAGTTGCTCACCGGCTACAGCCTGTCGGACGTCCTGGCGCGCGATTGCCCGCTCCACGACATCGTGCACCACACCTACCCGGACGGCCGGCCCTTCCCGCTCGAAGAATGCGCCATTGATCGCGCGTTCCCCGAGAACAACCAGGAGCGGGGCGAGGAGGTCTTCGTCCACAAGGATGGGCATTTCTACCCGGTCGGCTTCACCGCGAGCCCGATCCGGGACGATGCCGCTCGGATCATCGGCACGATCATCGAGGTCCGGGACATCACCGAGGAAAAGGCGGCCGCCGAGCGCCAGCGCCTTCTGACCAACGAGCTGAACCACCGCGTGAAGAACACCCTTGCGACGGTGCAGTCGATCGCCGCGCAGACGTTCCGGGGCAAGACCGACGAGGCTGCCCGCCGGATGTTCGATGCCCGCATGGTCGCCCTGTCCAACACACACAACGTTCTGACGTGCGAAAACTGGGAGAGCGCCAGCCTGCGCAGCGTCGTCGAGAGCGCGCTCGCCCCGCATGCGCTGGCCGAGATCGACACCGCGCGGTTCGACCTCGTCGGCCCCGACACCCGCCTGCATCCGAAGGTCGCCGTGACGCTCGCCATGGCCCTGCACGAACTGATGACGAACGCCGCCAAGTACGGGGCTCTCTCCGTCCCGGAGGGGCGGGTGAGCGTGCGCTGGGCGCTCCTGCCGATGGACGATGGTGAGCGCTTGGATCTCACCTGGACCGAGACCGGTGGTCCACCCGTGGAAACGCCGAGCCGGAGAGGCTTCGGTACGCGACTGATCGAGCGTCAACTGCCGATGGAGTTCGACGGGTCAGCCGAGATCAACTTCTCCCCGGAAGGGGTGGTCTGCCGCCTCGCGATCCCGCTGACCGCGCTTGGCTGGCATGGACAGGATGTGGTGCTGGGGCGCGGCGCGTGA
- a CDS encoding response regulator — MAELTGRRVLLVEDESLVAMLGEDMLLELGCTVDVAMRLEQGLVLATRIAFDAAVLDVNLGKTCSYPIADLLAERGIPFIFATGYGTAGIEAAYRGVPVMQKPYQIGQMATLLRHVLVTASPDGGADDGGGPAPSDCAFRTSKAEPAPIRAD; from the coding sequence ATGGCCGAACTCACGGGACGCCGCGTTCTCCTGGTGGAGGACGAAAGCCTTGTGGCGATGCTCGGCGAAGACATGCTCCTCGAACTCGGCTGTACCGTGGACGTCGCCATGCGGCTCGAACAGGGGCTCGTTCTGGCGACGCGGATCGCCTTCGATGCGGCAGTCCTCGACGTGAACCTCGGCAAGACCTGCAGCTATCCGATCGCCGATCTCCTGGCCGAACGCGGTATCCCCTTCATCTTCGCCACAGGGTACGGCACGGCGGGTATCGAAGCCGCCTATCGCGGCGTTCCAGTGATGCAGAAGCCCTACCAGATCGGTCAGATGGCGACGCTGCTGCGCCACGTGCTCGTCACGGCTTCCCCCGACGGCGGGGCGGATGACGGAGGCGGGCCCGCGCCGTCCGATTGCGCGTTTCGGACGAGCAAGGCCGAGCCCGCGCCGATCCGCGCCGATTGA
- a CDS encoding response regulator gives MIEDDEGHARLIERNIRRAGVNNAIRPFRDGTTALEYLLGADGTGEVSAKRHLLILLDLNLPDMTGIDILEKVKANPHTRRSPVVVLTTTDDQREIQRCYDLGANVYITKPVNYEGFANAIRQLGLFFSVMQVPENP, from the coding sequence ATGATCGAGGACGATGAGGGACATGCCCGGCTGATCGAACGCAACATCCGCCGCGCCGGCGTGAACAACGCGATCCGACCGTTCCGGGACGGAACGACGGCCCTCGAATACCTGCTCGGTGCGGACGGGACCGGCGAGGTGAGCGCGAAGCGCCACCTCCTGATCCTGCTCGACTTGAACCTGCCCGACATGACGGGCATCGACATCCTGGAGAAGGTGAAGGCGAACCCGCACACGCGTCGCTCCCCCGTGGTGGTGCTCACCACCACCGACGACCAGCGCGAGATCCAGCGCTGCTACGACCTCGGCGCCAACGTCTACATCACCAAGCCCGTGAATTACGAAGGCTTCGCCAACGCCATCCGGCAACTCGGGCTGTTCTTCTCCGTGATGCAGGTGCCCGAGAATCCATGA
- a CDS encoding sensor histidine kinase — MTEPVPQDRGRVLYVDDDPGLGRLVQRALQARGYAVELAPDGDAGLARLAAGGIDVVALDHHMPGQTGLDLLPAIRALPDAPPVVYVTGSEDSRVAVAALKAGAVDYVWKDLQGQFRELLGGAIDTALRQEALRRDKERAEREVREARDRAEIMLREVNHRVANSLALVAALTHMQANAVTDPAAKAALQEMQARISAIAGIHRRLYTSDDVEAVDLDAYLASLVEELQAAMKAAGRDHAIRLRAEPVRLATDKAVSVGVVVTELVTNAYKYAYPAEIPGEIRVSLARAGAEGITLTVEDDGVGWTGEGQPRGTGLGSRIIRAMATNLRSALVYGVDRVGTRATLSFQD; from the coding sequence ATGACCGAGCCTGTCCCCCAGGATCGCGGTCGCGTCCTCTACGTCGACGACGACCCCGGCCTCGGGCGGCTGGTGCAGCGCGCGCTCCAAGCGCGGGGCTACGCCGTGGAACTCGCACCCGATGGCGATGCCGGCCTCGCGCGCCTCGCGGCGGGCGGGATCGACGTGGTCGCCCTCGATCATCACATGCCCGGCCAGACCGGCCTCGACCTCCTTCCGGCGATCCGCGCGCTCCCGGACGCACCCCCGGTGGTCTACGTCACCGGCTCGGAGGACAGCCGGGTCGCCGTCGCCGCGCTGAAGGCGGGTGCCGTCGACTATGTCTGGAAGGACCTCCAGGGCCAGTTCCGCGAACTCCTCGGCGGGGCCATCGATACCGCCCTGCGCCAGGAAGCGCTGCGCCGCGACAAGGAGCGGGCGGAGCGCGAGGTGCGCGAGGCGCGGGACCGTGCCGAGATCATGCTTCGCGAGGTCAACCACCGGGTCGCCAATTCCCTGGCCCTCGTGGCAGCCCTGACACATATGCAGGCCAACGCGGTGACCGACCCCGCCGCCAAAGCCGCCCTTCAGGAGATGCAGGCGCGCATCTCGGCCATCGCCGGCATTCATCGGCGCCTCTACACCTCCGACGACGTCGAGGCGGTGGACCTCGATGCCTACCTCGCGAGCCTCGTGGAGGAGCTCCAGGCCGCGATGAAGGCCGCGGGCCGCGACCACGCCATCCGGCTGAGGGCCGAGCCCGTGCGGCTGGCCACCGACAAGGCGGTGTCGGTGGGCGTGGTCGTCACCGAGCTCGTGACCAATGCCTACAAGTACGCCTATCCGGCCGAGATTCCCGGTGAGATCCGGGTGTCCCTGGCCCGCGCGGGGGCGGAGGGCATCACCCTCACCGTAGAGGATGACGGCGTCGGCTGGACCGGGGAGGGGCAGCCGCGCGGCACCGGTCTGGGCTCCCGCATCATCCGGGCGATGGCCACGAACCTGCGCTCGGCCCTGGTCTATGGCGTCGATCGCGTCGGGACCCGTGCGACGCTGTCCTTCCAGGACTGA
- a CDS encoding aldo/keto reductase — protein sequence MERRSFLQGAALGAGLAATGSASAAVTAPGLPETRPKDPADLPLITDPGERRGEMLYRPFGRHAEKISAIGMGGFHLGKNAVSDDEATRLIHAGVDRGITFMDNCWDYNHGRSELRMGAALAQGGYRDRVFLMSKMDGRTKEEAMRQIDESLKRLRTDRIDLVQHHEILRYDDPDRVFAEGGAMEAFVEARKAGKLRYIGFTGHKDPRIHLQMLEVAAERGFHFDSVQMPLNVMDAHFRSFGHLVLPYLVQAGIAALGMKTFGDGVILKSDAPIKPLEYLHFCLNLPTSVVITGIESQRDLDQAFEAVNTFKPMDKAAVAELLERSKPYALQGKYELFKTSATFDGTAKNAAWLGEDVKAVRKLAPTME from the coding sequence ATGGAACGCCGCAGCTTCCTACAAGGGGCCGCCCTCGGCGCCGGCCTTGCCGCAACCGGCAGCGCGAGTGCGGCCGTGACCGCCCCCGGCCTGCCCGAAACCCGTCCGAAGGATCCGGCCGACCTGCCGCTGATCACGGATCCCGGCGAGCGCCGGGGCGAGATGCTCTACCGCCCCTTCGGCCGTCACGCCGAGAAGATCTCCGCGATCGGGATGGGCGGCTTCCACCTGGGTAAGAACGCCGTCTCGGACGACGAGGCGACGCGCCTGATCCATGCCGGCGTCGATCGCGGCATCACCTTCATGGACAATTGCTGGGACTACAATCACGGCCGTTCGGAACTGCGCATGGGCGCCGCTCTCGCGCAGGGCGGTTACCGCGACCGGGTCTTCCTGATGTCGAAGATGGACGGGCGCACGAAAGAGGAGGCGATGCGTCAGATCGACGAGTCGCTGAAACGCCTGCGAACCGACCGCATCGACCTCGTCCAGCACCACGAGATCCTGCGCTACGACGACCCGGACCGGGTCTTCGCCGAGGGCGGCGCCATGGAGGCGTTCGTGGAAGCCCGGAAGGCCGGCAAGCTGCGCTATATCGGGTTCACCGGGCACAAGGATCCGCGCATCCACCTCCAGATGCTCGAAGTCGCTGCCGAGCGCGGCTTCCACTTCGATTCCGTGCAGATGCCACTGAACGTCATGGACGCGCATTTCCGGTCCTTCGGGCACCTTGTGCTGCCCTACCTCGTCCAGGCCGGCATCGCGGCGCTCGGCATGAAGACCTTCGGAGACGGCGTGATCCTGAAGAGCGACGCGCCCATCAAGCCGCTCGAATACCTGCACTTCTGCCTGAACCTGCCGACCAGCGTGGTCATCACCGGCATCGAGAGCCAGCGTGATCTCGATCAGGCCTTCGAGGCCGTGAACACCTTCAAGCCGATGGACAAGGCGGCGGTGGCCGAGCTTCTCGAGCGGAGCAAACCCTACGCCCTCCAGGGCAAATACGAGCTGTTCAAGACCAGTGCGACCTTCGATGGCACGGCCAAGAACGCGGCTTGGCTGGGCGAGGACGTGAAGGCCGTCCGGAAGCTCGCCCCGACGATGGAATAA
- a CDS encoding MHYT domain-containing protein, whose amino-acid sequence MVHTGYDPALVALSISIAIFASYTALDLGGRAGRTAGSARWGWIAGAAAAMGGGIWSMHFVGMLAFEMGMPAAYDLATTLLSLAIAVGFTGAAFGWISRRGASPRDLLIAGPAMGLGVAAMHYTGMAAMRVPGNLAYHAPVVAISVLIAVTAATTALWLTFRQISVAQKLIAACVMGIAVAGMHYTGMAAATFTGDAAGAHAMPSADMGHGQQNLALAVAGATFLILFLAMLASSLDQQRIQRELRASEARFRAAVQAVRGVLWTNDADGRMVGDQPGWSAITGQTRAEYEGYGWADAVHPDDAQASVEAWTATVRERRTFVHEHRVRNADGSWRHYAIRAVPILDARGEIQEWVGVHTDITEQRQVEAELRESNEEIQRYAYIVSHDLRAPLVNVMGFTSELEATRTEIGEALRGHPQAERIDADLGEALGFIQAAVTRMESLIAAILKLSREGRRNFSPERLDMTALMNRIADAQRHQTEQAGATVIVAPDLPAITADRLAIEQVFGNLIDNAVKYLDPARPGRIEVRAEGVGGGRVRFSVADNGRGIAARDHARVFELFRRSGAQDRPGEGIGLAHVKALVRSLGGRIEVTSELRVGTTFSVTLPRGTVTGHGQDGPPLRLAAE is encoded by the coding sequence ATGGTCCATACCGGTTACGATCCGGCGCTCGTCGCCCTGTCCATCTCCATCGCGATCTTCGCGTCCTATACGGCCCTCGACCTCGGCGGCCGCGCGGGCCGGACCGCCGGAAGCGCGCGCTGGGGCTGGATCGCGGGCGCAGCGGCGGCGATGGGCGGCGGGATCTGGTCGATGCACTTCGTCGGCATGCTGGCCTTCGAGATGGGGATGCCGGCGGCCTACGATCTCGCCACCACCCTGTTGTCGCTGGCGATCGCCGTCGGGTTCACCGGCGCGGCCTTCGGCTGGATCAGCCGGAGGGGGGCCAGCCCGCGCGACCTGCTCATCGCCGGTCCGGCGATGGGGCTCGGGGTCGCGGCGATGCATTACACCGGCATGGCGGCGATGCGGGTACCGGGGAACCTCGCCTATCACGCGCCCGTCGTGGCGATCTCGGTGCTCATCGCGGTCACGGCCGCCACGACGGCGCTCTGGCTCACCTTCCGGCAGATCAGCGTCGCCCAGAAGCTGATCGCCGCCTGCGTGATGGGCATCGCGGTGGCCGGCATGCACTACACGGGCATGGCCGCGGCGACCTTCACGGGCGACGCGGCCGGGGCCCACGCGATGCCCTCCGCCGACATGGGCCACGGACAGCAGAACCTCGCCCTGGCGGTCGCAGGCGCGACCTTCCTGATCCTGTTCCTGGCGATGCTCGCTTCGTCCCTCGACCAGCAGCGGATCCAGCGTGAGCTGCGCGCCAGCGAGGCGCGGTTCCGGGCCGCCGTGCAGGCCGTGCGCGGCGTTCTCTGGACGAACGATGCCGACGGCCGGATGGTGGGCGATCAGCCCGGCTGGAGCGCCATCACCGGGCAGACCCGGGCCGAGTACGAGGGCTACGGCTGGGCCGATGCCGTGCATCCCGACGATGCGCAGGCCTCCGTGGAGGCGTGGACCGCCACCGTCCGCGAACGCCGGACCTTCGTGCATGAGCACCGGGTGCGCAACGCGGACGGAAGCTGGCGGCACTACGCCATCCGGGCCGTCCCGATCCTCGACGCGCGCGGTGAGATCCAGGAATGGGTCGGCGTGCACACCGACATCACGGAGCAGCGTCAGGTCGAGGCCGAGCTTCGCGAATCGAACGAGGAGATCCAGCGCTACGCCTACATCGTCAGCCACGATCTGCGTGCGCCTCTCGTCAACGTGATGGGCTTCACCAGCGAACTGGAGGCGACGCGTACGGAGATCGGCGAGGCTTTGCGCGGGCATCCGCAGGCGGAGCGGATCGATGCCGACCTCGGGGAGGCCCTGGGCTTCATCCAGGCGGCCGTGACCCGCATGGAGAGCCTGATCGCCGCCATCCTCAAGCTCTCCCGCGAAGGACGGCGCAACTTTTCGCCAGAGCGCCTCGACATGACGGCGCTGATGAACCGCATCGCGGATGCGCAGCGCCACCAGACGGAGCAGGCGGGCGCCACCGTGATCGTGGCCCCGGACCTGCCCGCGATCACCGCCGACCGTCTCGCGATCGAACAGGTCTTCGGCAACCTCATCGACAACGCGGTGAAGTACCTCGATCCCGCACGGCCGGGGCGGATCGAGGTCCGGGCGGAGGGCGTCGGGGGCGGCCGCGTCCGGTTCAGCGTGGCGGATAACGGCCGCGGGATCGCGGCCCGGGACCATGCCCGGGTGTTCGAACTGTTCCGGCGCTCCGGTGCTCAGGACAGGCCGGGGGAGGGTATCGGCCTCGCTCACGTCAAGGCGCTGGTGCGCTCGCTGGGCGGGCGCATCGAGGTCACGTCGGAATTGCGGGTTGGTACAACCTTCAGCGTGACGCTTCCGCGCGGGACCGTTACAGGTCATGGTCAGGATGGACCGCCCCTGCGGCTCGCCGCGGAATAA
- a CDS encoding LarC family nickel insertion protein: MQIHLDALGGVAGDMFAAALLDAFPEQEAGVLASIWAALPDVACECIPHNDGILSGRRFVVSKPSPGDRERERPHSHPHHHGHAHRHDGSDAPDHAHRPWSGIRDDLGNAPLAPAIRDHAIGIFTHLAQAEARVHGIDVESVAFHEVGAWDSIADIVAAAHLIDALDASAWDVSALPLGSGRVRTQHGPLPVPAPATSLLLAGFATLDDGIPGERVTPTGAAILRYLRERAPPAARGAPRILAGTGIGFGTRVLPGISNCLRVLVYTETRTVMRTAGEHRELGVIEFEVDDQSAEDLAMGLDRLRTHPDIFDVVQMPAFGKKGRMTTHVRALARASAIEGAIAACFTETTTIGLRHHIVSGAALQRHAATVSVDGREVRVKVVGRPGGATAKAEADDALATEGHAARAALRREAEAIALREYRERGDDA; the protein is encoded by the coding sequence ATGCAGATTCATCTCGACGCACTGGGAGGGGTGGCGGGCGACATGTTCGCCGCCGCGCTCCTCGACGCTTTCCCGGAGCAGGAAGCCGGGGTGCTCGCCAGCATCTGGGCCGCGCTTCCCGACGTGGCGTGCGAATGCATCCCCCACAACGACGGAATCCTGTCCGGACGGCGGTTCGTGGTCAGCAAGCCCAGTCCCGGGGACCGGGAACGCGAGCGCCCGCACAGTCACCCGCACCATCATGGCCATGCCCATCGGCATGACGGATCCGATGCGCCAGACCACGCGCACCGGCCCTGGTCCGGTATCCGCGACGACTTGGGCAACGCGCCGCTCGCCCCGGCGATCCGGGACCACGCGATCGGTATCTTCACCCATCTGGCGCAGGCCGAAGCGCGCGTGCACGGGATCGACGTGGAGTCTGTGGCCTTCCACGAGGTCGGCGCCTGGGACTCGATCGCCGACATCGTGGCGGCGGCGCACCTGATCGATGCACTGGACGCCTCGGCCTGGGACGTCTCAGCCCTGCCGCTCGGGTCGGGCCGCGTAAGGACCCAGCACGGTCCGTTGCCCGTCCCGGCCCCGGCCACCAGCCTCCTCCTCGCCGGCTTCGCCACCCTCGACGACGGCATCCCGGGCGAGCGCGTGACGCCGACGGGTGCGGCCATTCTGCGATACCTGCGGGAGCGCGCGCCACCGGCAGCGCGTGGCGCACCGCGCATCCTCGCCGGCACGGGTATCGGCTTCGGCACACGGGTCCTGCCCGGTATCAGCAATTGCCTGCGCGTCCTCGTCTATACGGAAACCCGAACGGTCATGCGGACGGCCGGCGAGCATCGCGAACTCGGCGTCATCGAGTTCGAGGTGGACGACCAGTCGGCGGAGGATCTGGCGATGGGGCTCGATCGCTTGCGCACGCATCCGGATATCTTCGACGTCGTGCAGATGCCGGCCTTCGGCAAGAAAGGCCGTATGACCACTCACGTCCGGGCGCTCGCGCGCGCCAGCGCCATCGAGGGCGCCATTGCGGCGTGCTTCACCGAGACGACAACCATCGGTCTTCGCCATCACATCGTCTCCGGTGCGGCCCTGCAGCGCCACGCCGCGACGGTGTCCGTCGACGGGCGGGAAGTCCGGGTCAAGGTCGTGGGGCGCCCCGGCGGCGCGACGGCCAAGGCCGAAGCCGACGACGCCCTCGCCACGGAAGGCCACGCGGCGCGCGCGGCCCTGCGCCGGGAGGCTGAGGCGATCGCCCTTCGTGAGTACCGTGAAAGGGGAGACGACGCATGA
- a CDS encoding adenine nucleotide alpha-hydrolase family protein translates to MSAPPRERLSDVLAGIGPLAVAVSGGVDSLTLAAMAHHVLGGDGALMVHAASPAVPHEATSRVRAQAAGAGWSLRVVEAGEFADPNYRANPVNRCFFCKTNLYGTIRNVTDRPMVSGANLNDLGEYRPGLDAAREHGVRHPYIEAGFDKSAVRALARELRLGAVADLPAAPCLSSRVETGIRIEPEILGFIHTVETLVGTALGGPPEPGRAVRCRVRAAGIVVELDPLSLAALDGDARDALAARIRSCNPAGLPDAPVRFLAYRTGSAFLTGVSA, encoded by the coding sequence ATGAGCGCTCCGCCCCGTGAGCGGCTTTCGGACGTGCTCGCCGGGATCGGCCCCCTCGCGGTCGCGGTGAGCGGAGGCGTCGACAGCCTGACGCTGGCGGCCATGGCGCATCATGTCCTGGGCGGCGACGGGGCTCTGATGGTGCACGCGGCCTCACCCGCCGTGCCGCACGAGGCCACGAGCCGCGTGCGGGCGCAAGCCGCCGGGGCGGGCTGGTCCCTGCGCGTGGTCGAGGCGGGCGAATTCGCGGATCCGAACTACCGGGCGAACCCGGTCAACCGCTGCTTCTTCTGCAAGACCAACCTTTACGGCACGATCCGCAACGTCACCGACCGCCCCATGGTGTCGGGGGCGAACCTCAACGATCTCGGGGAGTACCGGCCGGGCCTCGATGCCGCCCGCGAGCACGGCGTGCGCCATCCCTATATCGAAGCCGGGTTCGACAAGTCGGCGGTCCGGGCGCTCGCCCGCGAACTGAGACTCGGCGCCGTGGCGGATCTGCCGGCCGCGCCCTGCCTTTCCAGCCGGGTCGAGACCGGCATCCGGATCGAACCGGAGATCCTCGGCTTCATCCATACCGTCGAGACCCTGGTCGGGACTGCTCTCGGTGGTCCGCCCGAGCCCGGTCGAGCCGTGCGCTGCCGCGTACGCGCCGCCGGCATCGTGGTGGAACTCGATCCCCTGAGCCTTGCCGCCCTCGATGGCGACGCGCGGGATGCTCTGGCGGCGCGGATTCGGTCCTGCAACCCCGCGGGCCTTCCGGACGCGCCCGTGCGCTTCCTGGCTTACCGCACCGGCAGTGCGTTCCTGACCGGAGTTTCGGCATGA
- a CDS encoding ABC-F family ATP-binding cassette domain-containing protein, which yields MIRLEKIGKQNGRQIVFIEASAALQRGEKVGLVGPNGAGKTTLFRMITGEEQPDEGQVAADRGITIGYFSQDVGEMSGRSVVSEVMNGAGPVSEIGAELKLVEQALADPDRADEMEALIERYGEVQARFEELDGYALEGRAYEVLAGLSFSQEMMDGDVGKLSGGWKMRVALARILLMNPDVMLLDEPSNHLDLESLIWLEAFLKGYEGALLMTSHDREFMNRIVTKIVEIDGGQLTTYSGDYAFYEQQRALNETQQQAQFERQQAMLAKEIKFIERFKARASHAAQVQSRVKKLDKIERVEPPKRRQSVAFEFLPAPRSGDDVVMLKNVHKRYGSRTIYDGLDFAIRRRERWCVMGINGAGKSTLLKLVTGTASPDDGTVAVGGSVKLGYFAQHAMDVLDGDRTVFGFLEDSFPQAGQGSLRALAGCFGFSGDDVEKRCRVLSGGEKARLVMARMLYDPPNFLVLDEPTNHLDMGTKEMLIAALASYEGTMLFVSHDRHFLAALSNRVLELTPDGIHQYGGGYTEYVARTGQEAPGLRS from the coding sequence ATGATCCGCCTCGAGAAAATCGGCAAGCAGAACGGCCGCCAGATCGTCTTCATCGAGGCGTCCGCCGCCTTGCAGCGGGGCGAGAAGGTCGGGCTCGTCGGCCCGAACGGTGCCGGCAAGACCACCCTATTCCGGATGATCACCGGCGAGGAGCAGCCCGACGAGGGCCAGGTCGCCGCTGATCGCGGCATCACCATCGGGTATTTCAGCCAGGATGTCGGCGAGATGTCCGGCCGCAGCGTCGTTTCCGAGGTGATGAACGGCGCCGGCCCGGTGAGCGAGATCGGGGCCGAGCTCAAGCTAGTCGAGCAGGCGCTGGCCGATCCCGATCGTGCCGACGAGATGGAGGCCCTGATCGAGCGCTACGGCGAGGTGCAGGCTCGATTCGAGGAACTCGACGGCTACGCGCTCGAAGGGCGCGCCTACGAGGTGCTGGCGGGCCTGAGCTTCTCCCAGGAGATGATGGACGGCGATGTCGGGAAGCTCTCCGGGGGCTGGAAGATGCGCGTTGCGCTGGCCCGCATCCTCCTCATGAACCCCGACGTCATGCTCCTCGACGAGCCGAGCAACCACCTCGACCTGGAGAGCCTGATCTGGCTGGAAGCCTTCCTCAAGGGCTACGAGGGCGCGCTGCTGATGACGTCGCACGACCGCGAGTTCATGAACCGCATCGTGACGAAGATCGTCGAGATCGACGGCGGCCAGTTGACGACCTACTCGGGCGACTATGCCTTCTACGAGCAGCAGCGGGCCCTCAACGAGACGCAGCAGCAGGCCCAGTTCGAGCGCCAGCAGGCCATGTTGGCCAAGGAGATCAAGTTCATCGAGCGCTTCAAGGCGCGGGCTTCCCATGCCGCTCAGGTGCAGAGCCGGGTGAAGAAGCTCGACAAGATCGAACGGGTTGAGCCGCCCAAGCGCCGGCAGAGCGTCGCCTTCGAGTTCCTGCCTGCTCCGCGCTCGGGCGACGACGTCGTGATGCTCAAGAACGTGCACAAGCGCTACGGCAGCCGCACCATCTACGACGGCCTCGACTTCGCGATCCGCCGGCGCGAGCGCTGGTGCGTGATGGGGATCAACGGCGCCGGCAAGTCCACGCTCCTCAAGCTCGTCACCGGCACCGCCTCGCCCGACGACGGGACCGTGGCGGTCGGCGGGAGCGTCAAGCTCGGCTACTTCGCGCAGCACGCGATGGACGTGCTCGACGGGGATCGCACGGTGTTCGGCTTCCTGGAGGATTCATTCCCCCAGGCGGGCCAGGGATCTCTGCGGGCGCTGGCCGGCTGCTTCGGCTTCTCGGGCGACGATGTCGAGAAGCGCTGCCGGGTACTCTCCGGAGGCGAGAAGGCCCGCCTCGTAATGGCGCGGATGCTCTACGATCCGCCGAACTTCCTCGTGCTGGACGAGCCGACCAACCACCTCGACATGGGCACCAAGGAGATGCTCATCGCCGCGCTGGCGAGCTACGAAGGCACGATGCTGTTCGTCAGCCACGACCGGCATTTCCTCGCCGCCCTGTCGAACCGCGTGCTCGAACTGACGCCGGACGGCATCCACCAGTATGGCGGCGGATACACCGAGTACGTCGCCCGCACCGGCCAGGAGGCGCCCGGCCTGCGCAGCTGA